A stretch of the Rhinoderma darwinii isolate aRhiDar2 chromosome 3, aRhiDar2.hap1, whole genome shotgun sequence genome encodes the following:
- the LOC142750741 gene encoding olfactory receptor 6B9-like, giving the protein MQNNNLTNIIEFVLLGFQGDPQLRISLFCLLFVLFFLTICGNLLIITLVVISKNLHTPMYFFISQLSINDFLLPSNIVPNMLHILLNNGGTITYIGSMTQFYFFCISITFECLLLTVMSYDKYVAICNPLRYTSIMKTGYCVKLVVSCWVLSCSCAFSDTIAASRLKFCGSNIIDHLFCDLLPLLEISCSDTFPIKLQMYLLSIPLVIIPSTIIVISYVNIVRAILRIPSNISRQKAFSTCSSHLTVVFLFYLTLFSVYVFPTRGQTTNLNKITSLLYTLFTPLFNPIIYSFRNKDIKKAVRETFHKFF; this is encoded by the coding sequence ATGCAGAATAACAATCTTACCAATATTATAGAGTTTGTCCTCTTGGGTTTTCAGGGTGACCCACAGCTAAGAATTTCCCTCTTCTGTCTGCTATTTGTGTTATTTTTCCTCACAATATGTGGGAATCTCCTGATCATCACCCTGGTGGTCATCAGCAAGAACCTCCACACTCCAATGTATTTCTTCATCTCACAACTGTCCATCAATGATTTTTTACTGCCATCTAATATTGTCCCTAATATGCTACACATTCTCCTGAATAATGGGGGGACCATCACTTATATCGGCAGCATGACtcagttttattttttctgcatTTCAATAACATTTGAatgtcttctcctcacagtgatgtCTTATGACAAATATGTGGCCATCTGCAATCCCCTCCGTTACACCTCTATAATGAAAACTGGATATTGTGTGAAATTGGTTGTCAGCTGTTGGGTGCTCAGTTGTTCCTGTGCATTCAGTGACACCATAGCAGCATCAAGGCTAAAGTTCTGTGGATCGAATATCATTGACCATTTGTTCTGTGATCTTCTTCCCCTACTGGAAATTTCTTGTTCTGATACATTTCCTATAAAACTACAAATGTATCTTCTAAGTATTCCATTAGTGATAATTCCCAGCACAATAATTGTTATCTCTTATGTTAACATTGTCCGTGCTATCTTACGGATTCCATCTAATATCAGTAGacagaaagccttctccacctgtagctcccacctcactGTGGTCTTCTTATTTTACTTGACTCTCTTCAGTGTTTATGTTTTTCCAACAAGAGGACAAACAACGAACTTAAATAAAATCACATCCCTGCTGTATACTCTGTTTACTCCTCTGTTCAATCCCATTATATATAGTTTTAGAAATAAAGACATTAAGAAAGCCGTACGAGAAACTTTTCATAAATTCTTCTAA